The nucleotide sequence GGGTCTCcatgggcagagagggaggagatgaAGGGGTTTGGGAGCCTGTGGGGGGAAGGTCCTGTGGCTGGGGAGAAGTGGGACCTGTCCCTGAAGGGGGTGCCACTGTCAGGGAAGGCAGGGTGACTTCAGGCTCTGCTCCGCAGATTGGCTCCTACTTTGGGGCCTCCCTCCTCGCTGTGGACGTGGATAGAGATGGCAGCTCTGACCTTGTCCTCATCGGGGCTCCCCATTACTACAAGCCGAGCCAGGGGGGCCAGGTGTCTGtgtgccccttcccccaggggGTGAGTGTCTGATGAGAGCTGGGCTGGGTGGGGCCTGGATATGGGATGGAGGGGTTGCCTGGGTTGGGACCTGACACTGGTTTTGTTCTGCAGAGGGCTAAGTGGCAGTGTGCGGTCATTCTCTGTGGGGAGCAGGGCCACCCCTGGGGCCGCTTTGGGGCAGCCCTGACAGTGCTGGGGGATGTGAATGGGGACAAGCTGGCAGACGTGGCCATCGGGGCCCCAGGAGAGCAGAAGAGCCGGGGTGCTGTCTACCTATTTCATGGAACCTCAGGACTGGGCATCAACCCCTCCTACAGGCAGGTGAGGCCTCTGTCTGCAGTCTCTCCCAGTTCCACCTCCTTTTCTACATCTCAGATTTGCCTGATGCCCTGTCGCGTCCCTGACCTTAACATTGGCCATGCTCCTTCTAGGGGTTTAGGGCCCTGAATGTTACCAGGCCCAGCTAAGTACAAAGTATCTCTCCTTTGGCTCCAAACAGACGTTGGTCTGTGGGCAGCTTAGTGGGTAGGAGATTGCAGGGCCTTGGTCCAATGTCTGGCCAGCCATGTCAGCTGTGCGGCTTTAGGCAAGTGACTGATTTAGCCTCTGGGAGCCTTAGTTTCCTTCTACGAAACATTAAATGAAGGAGCTCTATGTCTGGGGTCCCTGGGGTCTCACTATGCTTGCTTTCCAT is from Ailuropoda melanoleuca isolate Jingjing unplaced genomic scaffold, ASM200744v2 unplaced-scaffold424, whole genome shotgun sequence and encodes:
- the LOC117799085 gene encoding integrin alpha-M-like; translation: MGREGGDEGVWEPVGGRSCGWGEVGPVPEGGATVREGRVTSGSAPQIGSYFGASLLAVDVDRDGSSDLVLIGAPHYYKPSQGGQVSVCPFPQGRAKWQCAVILCGEQGHPWGRFGAALTVLGDVNGDKLADVAIGAPGEQKSRGAVYLFHGTSGLGINPSYRQVRPLSAVSPSSTSFSTSQICLMPCRVPDLNIGHAPSRGLGP